From a region of the Takifugu flavidus isolate HTHZ2018 chromosome 20, ASM371156v2, whole genome shotgun sequence genome:
- the LOC130517400 gene encoding GDNF family receptor alpha-2-like isoform X1 has product MVLISIITLVFVLDVCYSELGSPGWREPLDCVRASELCNQNSQCSSRYRIMRQCLSGGDKERSAMLASKECQGALEVLQDSPLYDCRCKRGMKKELQCLQNYWSIHMGLTEGEEFYETSPYEPIHFSEEFRHASIISDSSLTKVSPCSEAGKPCNPCLDAAKACNLNETCKRLRSAYNSICSKAVPPQSSLANQEPCSRKRCQKALRQFFERVSWELSYPLLFCSCPDQACAERRRRTIVPSCSHQERHKPSCLELRHTCRSDALCRSRLADFHMNCQMTPHTVTSCPHDNYHGCLMSYVGLIGSDVTPNYSDSNPSNITIGLWCSCRGTGRQETECEAFHHDFTHNTCLKNAIQSFGYGPEGGTLPATEPSATILPPAQPPIISKPSPALHGNAIKPMDSACMFSTCANLQDGGQKCVPSDEFECEEALLAQGSIDSQDSAGAKSSGPSAPLVHISVHEWTVCVLVPLTLPLFIS; this is encoded by the exons ATGGTCCTGATTAGTATCATCACtctggtgtttgtgttgg ATGTGTGCTATTCCGAGCTGGGTTCCCCCGGGTGGAGGGAACCCCTGGACTGCGTGCGGGCCTCCGAACTCTGCAACCAGAACAGCCAGTGCAGCTCACGGTACCGGATCATGCGCCAGTGCCTCTCTGGTGGGGACAAGGAGCGCAGCGCCATGCTGGCTTCCAAGGAGTGCCAGGGAGCGCTGGAGGTTCTGCAGGACTCGCCTCTATACGACTGCCGCTGTAAGAGAggcatgaagaaggagctgcagtGTCTGCAGAACTACTGGAGCATCCACATGGGCCTCACCGAGG gAGAAGAGTTTTACGAGACGTCTCCCTACGAGCCAATCCATTTCTCAGAGGAATTCCGCCATGCCTCCATTATCTCAG ATTCTTCACTGACAAAAGTCAGCCCCTGCTCCGAAGCTGGGAAACCCTGTAACCCCTGCCTGGATGCCGCCAAGGCGTGTAACCTTAACGAGACATGCAAGCGTCTTCGGTCCGCGTACAACTCCATCTGCAGCAAGGCCGTGCCCCCCCAGTCCTCTCTAGCCAATCAGGAGCCTTGCAGCAGGAAGCGATGTCAGAAG GCCTTGCGTCAGTTCTTCGAGAGGGTCTCATGGGAATTAAGCTACCCTCTGCTTTTCTGCTCCTGCCCGGATCAGGCGTGCGCCGAACGCCGGCGCCGCACCATCGTACCTTCCTGCTCCCACCAGGAGAGGCACAAGCCGAGCTGCCTGGAGCTCAGGCATACCTGCCGGTCCGACGCCCTCTGCAG GTCTCGCCTCGCGGACTTCCACATGAACTGCCAAATGACGCCTCACACGGTCACCAGCTGCCCCCATGATAACTACCACGGCTGCCTCATGTCCTACGTCGGCCTCATTG GCTCCGACGTGACGCCCAACTACAGTGACAGCAACCCCTCCAACATCACCATCGGCCTGTGGTGTAGCTGCAGGGGAACCGGCAGACAGGAGACGGAGTGTGAAGCTTTTCACCACGACTTCACACACAACACCTGCCTca AAAATGCCATCCAGTCCTTCGGCTACGGCCCAGAGGGAGGGACGCTTCCCGCTACCGAGCCGTCAGCCACCATCTTACCCCCCGCCCAGCCGCCAATCATCTCTAAACCCTCTCCCGCGCTTCACGGCAACGCCATCAAGCCCATGGACAGCGCGTGCATGTTTTCCACGTGTGCTAACCTGCAG gATGGAGGCCAAAAGTGTGTCCCCTCTGATGAGTTTGAGTGTGAGGAG GCTCTCTTGGCCCAGGGGTCAATAGACTCTCAGGACTCAGCAGGGGCCAAGAGCAGCGGCCCTTCAGCTCCACTCGTGCACATCTCCGTGCACGAGTGGACCGTGTGCGTGCTCGTCCCTCTGACGCTTCCGCTCTTCATCTCATAA
- the LOC130517400 gene encoding GDNF family receptor alpha-2-like isoform X2, producing MRQCLSGGDKERSAMLASKECQGALEVLQDSPLYDCRCKRGMKKELQCLQNYWSIHMGLTEGEEFYETSPYEPIHFSEEFRHASIISDSSLTKVSPCSEAGKPCNPCLDAAKACNLNETCKRLRSAYNSICSKAVPPQSSLANQEPCSRKRCQKALRQFFERVSWELSYPLLFCSCPDQACAERRRRTIVPSCSHQERHKPSCLELRHTCRSDALCRSRLADFHMNCQMTPHTVTSCPHDNYHGCLMSYVGLIGSDVTPNYSDSNPSNITIGLWCSCRGTGRQETECEAFHHDFTHNTCLKNAIQSFGYGPEGGTLPATEPSATILPPAQPPIISKPSPALHGNAIKPMDSACMFSTCANLQDGGQKCVPSDEFECEEALLAQGSIDSQDSAGAKSSGPSAPLVHISVHEWTVCVLVPLTLPLFIS from the exons ATGCGCCAGTGCCTCTCTGGTGGGGACAAGGAGCGCAGCGCCATGCTGGCTTCCAAGGAGTGCCAGGGAGCGCTGGAGGTTCTGCAGGACTCGCCTCTATACGACTGCCGCTGTAAGAGAggcatgaagaaggagctgcagtGTCTGCAGAACTACTGGAGCATCCACATGGGCCTCACCGAGG gAGAAGAGTTTTACGAGACGTCTCCCTACGAGCCAATCCATTTCTCAGAGGAATTCCGCCATGCCTCCATTATCTCAG ATTCTTCACTGACAAAAGTCAGCCCCTGCTCCGAAGCTGGGAAACCCTGTAACCCCTGCCTGGATGCCGCCAAGGCGTGTAACCTTAACGAGACATGCAAGCGTCTTCGGTCCGCGTACAACTCCATCTGCAGCAAGGCCGTGCCCCCCCAGTCCTCTCTAGCCAATCAGGAGCCTTGCAGCAGGAAGCGATGTCAGAAG GCCTTGCGTCAGTTCTTCGAGAGGGTCTCATGGGAATTAAGCTACCCTCTGCTTTTCTGCTCCTGCCCGGATCAGGCGTGCGCCGAACGCCGGCGCCGCACCATCGTACCTTCCTGCTCCCACCAGGAGAGGCACAAGCCGAGCTGCCTGGAGCTCAGGCATACCTGCCGGTCCGACGCCCTCTGCAG GTCTCGCCTCGCGGACTTCCACATGAACTGCCAAATGACGCCTCACACGGTCACCAGCTGCCCCCATGATAACTACCACGGCTGCCTCATGTCCTACGTCGGCCTCATTG GCTCCGACGTGACGCCCAACTACAGTGACAGCAACCCCTCCAACATCACCATCGGCCTGTGGTGTAGCTGCAGGGGAACCGGCAGACAGGAGACGGAGTGTGAAGCTTTTCACCACGACTTCACACACAACACCTGCCTca AAAATGCCATCCAGTCCTTCGGCTACGGCCCAGAGGGAGGGACGCTTCCCGCTACCGAGCCGTCAGCCACCATCTTACCCCCCGCCCAGCCGCCAATCATCTCTAAACCCTCTCCCGCGCTTCACGGCAACGCCATCAAGCCCATGGACAGCGCGTGCATGTTTTCCACGTGTGCTAACCTGCAG gATGGAGGCCAAAAGTGTGTCCCCTCTGATGAGTTTGAGTGTGAGGAG GCTCTCTTGGCCCAGGGGTCAATAGACTCTCAGGACTCAGCAGGGGCCAAGAGCAGCGGCCCTTCAGCTCCACTCGTGCACATCTCCGTGCACGAGTGGACCGTGTGCGTGCTCGTCCCTCTGACGCTTCCGCTCTTCATCTCATAA